In Arcobacter ellisii, a genomic segment contains:
- a CDS encoding enoyl-ACP reductase, with the protein MNNMQGKTLVISGGTKGIGKECVYKFASNGVNVAFTYNSNGEIAEEICKDVETKFGVKCKAYPFNILEPEKYAELFEEIDKDFDRVDFFISNAMIYGRAVVGGYGKFMKLKPRGLNNIYTATVNAFVCGAQQAAKRMQKVGGGAIVSLSSTGNLVYIENYAGHGTNKAAVEAMVRYAATELGEFNIRVNAVSGGPIDTDALKAFTNYEEVKAKTAEYSPLNRIGQPEDLAQSCYFLCTNDASWITGHTLIVDGGTTFK; encoded by the coding sequence ATGAATAATATGCAAGGAAAAACTTTAGTAATTTCTGGGGGAACAAAAGGAATTGGTAAAGAGTGTGTTTACAAATTTGCTAGTAATGGTGTAAATGTAGCATTTACATACAATTCAAATGGTGAAATAGCAGAAGAGATTTGTAAAGATGTTGAAACTAAATTTGGTGTTAAATGTAAAGCTTACCCATTTAATATTTTAGAACCTGAAAAATATGCTGAATTATTTGAAGAGATAGATAAAGATTTTGATAGAGTTGATTTCTTTATATCAAATGCTATGATTTATGGAAGAGCTGTTGTTGGTGGATATGGTAAATTTATGAAATTAAAACCAAGAGGATTAAATAACATCTATACTGCAACTGTTAATGCATTTGTTTGTGGAGCACAACAAGCTGCAAAAAGAATGCAAAAAGTTGGTGGTGGAGCAATCGTTTCTTTATCTTCAACTGGAAACTTAGTTTACATTGAAAACTATGCAGGTCATGGTACAAATAAAGCTGCTGTTGAAGCTATGGTTAGATATGCTGCAACTGAACTTGGCGAGTTTAATATTAGAGTAAATGCTGTTTCAGGTGGTCCAATTGATACTGATGCATTAAAAGCATTTACAAACTATGAAGAAGTAAAAGCAAAAACAGCTGAATACTCTCCATTAAATAGAATTGGTCAACCAGAAGATTTAGCACAATCTTGTTATTTCTTATGTACAAATGACGCTTCTTGGATTACAGGTCATACATTAATCGTTGATGGTGGGACAACATTTAAGTAA
- the dapA gene encoding 4-hydroxy-tetrahydrodipicolinate synthase produces MDIITGSMTALITPFKNGKVDLQKYESLIKRQIAQGIDAVVPVGTTGESATLSHSEHKECIEVAVAVCKGSGVKVIAGAGSNATHEACDIAKHAQEVGADGLLSVTPYYNKPTQEGLYQHYKAIANSVEIPFMLYNVPGRTGVDLEAQTAIRLFDDVKNIYAIKEATGSLERAISLISQRKDFLVISGDDSIDYPMLASGAKGIISVTANLLPNLKSKLVKDALNGNFDSARKLHEDLYDINNVLFCESNPIPIKAAMYIAGLLDTLEYRLPLTSPSNETMKKLEKTLEKYEVIK; encoded by the coding sequence ATGGATATTATTACCGGTTCAATGACCGCACTAATTACACCATTTAAAAATGGTAAAGTTGATTTACAAAAATATGAGTCTTTAATAAAAAGACAAATAGCGCAAGGAATTGATGCAGTTGTTCCAGTTGGAACAACAGGAGAAAGTGCAACATTATCACATAGTGAACATAAAGAGTGTATTGAAGTTGCGGTTGCAGTTTGTAAAGGAAGTGGTGTAAAGGTTATTGCGGGAGCTGGTTCAAATGCTACACATGAGGCATGTGATATTGCAAAACATGCACAAGAAGTAGGAGCAGATGGATTATTATCAGTAACACCTTATTATAATAAACCAACTCAAGAAGGACTATATCAACACTATAAAGCGATTGCAAATTCTGTTGAGATTCCTTTTATGTTATATAATGTTCCAGGACGTACAGGTGTTGATTTAGAAGCACAAACTGCAATTAGACTATTTGATGATGTAAAAAATATTTATGCTATAAAAGAAGCAACTGGAAGTTTAGAAAGAGCAATTTCATTGATTTCTCAAAGAAAAGATTTTTTAGTAATCTCAGGAGATGACTCAATTGACTATCCAATGTTAGCAAGTGGAGCCAAAGGAATAATTTCTGTAACGGCAAATTTATTGCCTAATTTAAAATCTAAATTAGTAAAAGATGCCTTAAATGGTAATTTTGATAGTGCAAGAAAATTACATGAAGATTTGTATGACATAAATAATGTATTATTTTGTGAAAGCAATCCTATTCCAATAAAAGCTGCAATGTATATTGCTGGATTACTTGATACATTAGAATACAGACTTCCATTAACAAGTCCAAGTAATGAGACAATGAAAAAATTAGAAAAAACTTTAGAAAAATATGAGGTAATTAAATAA
- a CDS encoding globin, with protein sequence MDFTITKTNFGEKPEFEYPKPLFLEEMGEEGLKKLFSDFYDLVVESDIGNFFPQNEEELEKVKAHNVKFFIEACGGEKHYSKAVGHFDMLKTHKQFSITEKARREWLGCMEEVLRKVNISPEAKQSFWNFLETFSKHTVNVDERQELEDLVVKKG encoded by the coding sequence ATGGATTTTACGATTACTAAAACAAATTTTGGTGAAAAGCCAGAATTTGAATACCCTAAACCACTTTTTTTAGAAGAAATGGGTGAAGAGGGATTAAAAAAACTTTTTAGTGATTTTTATGATTTAGTTGTTGAAAGTGATATAGGAAACTTTTTTCCTCAAAATGAAGAAGAGTTAGAAAAAGTAAAAGCTCATAATGTTAAGTTTTTTATTGAAGCTTGTGGTGGAGAAAAACACTATTCAAAGGCTGTTGGGCATTTTGATATGTTAAAAACTCACAAACAATTTTCAATAACAGAAAAAGCAAGACGAGAGTGGCTTGGATGTATGGAAGAAGTTTTAAGAAAAGTTAACATTTCACCTGAAGCAAAACAAAGTTTTTGGAATTTTTTAGAGACTTTTTCAAAACATACAGTAAATGTTGATGAAAGACAAGAATTAGAAGATTTAGTAGTAAAAAAAGGATAA
- a CDS encoding M16 family metallopeptidase: MNRIKISKLLKLFAIQFFLLIMISGESMGSNLPKYYTKTLENGLQIVAIPMENGSNVISTDIFYKVGSRDEKMGKSGIAHMLEHLNFKSTKNLKAGEFDEIVKGFGGVNNASTSFDYTHYFIKSSSKNMDKSLELFADLMENLTLKDEEFQPERDVVAEERRWRTDNNPMGYLQFRLFNNAYIYHPYHWTPIGFMSDIQNWTIEDIRDFHSTYYQPKNAIVVVAGDISKDEIFESVEKHFKNIKNTKEIPSKLHTVEPKQDGEKRVTIYKESAVQMIAITYHIPNFEHEDQVALSALSEFLSSGKSSILQKRLVDEKRLVNTIYAYNMDLKDPGLFMFIAVANEGISALEIEKEILDTIAQIKKGEISQKDIDKIKINTKADFIFSLESSSEVASLYGSYFVRDNIQPLLDYEKNVEKLTKEDLINVANKYLNQNNSTTVILKQEEK; this comes from the coding sequence ATGAATAGGATTAAAATATCTAAACTATTAAAACTATTTGCTATTCAATTTTTTTTATTAATAATGATTTCGGGAGAATCTATGGGAAGTAATTTACCAAAATATTATACAAAAACACTAGAAAATGGTCTACAAATCGTAGCAATTCCTATGGAAAATGGTTCAAATGTTATTTCAACTGATATTTTTTATAAAGTTGGAAGTCGAGATGAAAAAATGGGAAAAAGTGGAATTGCTCATATGTTAGAACATCTAAACTTCAAATCTACAAAAAATCTAAAAGCTGGTGAGTTTGATGAGATAGTAAAAGGTTTTGGAGGAGTAAATAATGCTTCTACATCTTTTGATTATACACACTATTTTATCAAATCAAGTTCTAAAAATATGGATAAATCTTTAGAGTTATTTGCTGATTTAATGGAAAATCTAACTTTAAAAGATGAAGAGTTTCAACCAGAACGAGATGTTGTAGCTGAAGAGAGACGTTGGAGAACAGATAATAATCCAATGGGATATTTACAATTTAGATTATTCAATAATGCTTATATTTATCATCCATATCACTGGACTCCAATTGGATTTATGAGTGATATTCAAAACTGGACAATTGAAGATATAAGAGATTTTCATAGTACATATTATCAACCAAAAAATGCAATTGTTGTAGTTGCTGGGGATATTAGTAAAGATGAAATTTTTGAATCTGTTGAAAAACATTTCAAAAATATTAAAAATACAAAAGAGATTCCTTCAAAACTTCATACGGTTGAGCCAAAACAAGATGGAGAAAAAAGAGTTACAATTTATAAAGAATCTGCTGTTCAAATGATAGCAATTACTTATCATATTCCAAATTTTGAACATGAAGACCAAGTTGCACTTTCAGCATTAAGTGAGTTTTTAAGTTCAGGGAAAAGTTCAATTTTACAAAAAAGATTAGTCGATGAAAAAAGATTAGTAAATACAATTTATGCCTATAATATGGATTTAAAAGACCCTGGATTGTTTATGTTTATAGCAGTTGCAAATGAAGGAATTTCTGCTTTAGAAATTGAAAAAGAAATTTTAGATACAATTGCGCAAATCAAAAAAGGTGAAATCTCGCAAAAAGATATAGATAAAATAAAAATCAATACAAAAGCAGATTTTATTTTTTCTTTAGAAAGTTCAAGTGAAGTTGCTTCTTTATATGGTTCTTATTTTGTAAGAGATAATATTCAACCTCTTTTAGATTATGAAAAAAATGTAGAAAAACTAACAAAAGAAGATTTAATTAATGTTGCTAATAAATACTTAAATCAAAACAATTCTACAACTGTTATTTTGAAACAAGAGGAAAAATAA
- a CDS encoding quinone-dependent dihydroorotate dehydrogenase, with product MFSYDTLKKILFKFEPETAHHIAEFGLKALGNCRIAKAYMEKKNYISNTKLTQDVFGVKFENPVGLAAGFDKNATMIKAMKSLGFGFTEIGTMTPRPQDGNPKPRMFRYPEQKSVQNAMGFNNLGAHTVLKNLKKVYPFSIPIGANIGKNKTTPEEYALSDYKTLINKFKDSCDYLVINISSPNTPNLRDLQNEKFITELFVMAKELTSKPILLKIAPDMEAKVAIDLCKCAVNAGADGIIATNTTIDYSLVPNCQNFGGLSGACLTQKSGNLFKELARELFGKTILISVGGISNGAQAYERIKNGATLVQAYSGLIFEGPSMVRKINEEILELLQKDGFENIKDAIGANLKEK from the coding sequence TTGTTTAGCTACGACACACTAAAAAAAATCTTATTCAAATTTGAGCCAGAAACTGCACATCACATAGCAGAATTTGGACTTAAAGCTTTAGGTAATTGTAGAATTGCTAAAGCTTATATGGAAAAGAAAAACTATATATCTAATACTAAATTAACACAAGATGTTTTTGGTGTAAAATTTGAAAATCCTGTTGGACTTGCTGCTGGTTTTGATAAAAATGCAACAATGATAAAAGCTATGAAATCTTTAGGATTTGGATTTACAGAGATTGGAACTATGACTCCAAGACCTCAAGATGGAAATCCAAAACCAAGAATGTTTAGATATCCTGAACAAAAATCTGTTCAAAATGCAATGGGATTTAATAATCTTGGAGCTCATACAGTTTTAAAAAACTTAAAAAAAGTTTATCCATTTTCTATACCAATTGGTGCAAATATTGGAAAAAACAAAACAACTCCTGAAGAGTATGCATTAAGTGATTATAAAACTTTAATTAACAAATTTAAAGATAGTTGTGATTATTTAGTAATAAATATTTCAAGTCCAAATACACCAAATTTAAGAGATTTACAAAATGAAAAGTTTATTACTGAACTTTTTGTTATGGCAAAAGAGTTAACAAGTAAACCAATTTTATTAAAAATTGCTCCTGATATGGAAGCAAAGGTTGCTATTGATTTATGTAAATGTGCTGTAAATGCAGGTGCAGATGGAATTATTGCTACAAATACAACAATTGATTATAGTTTAGTTCCAAATTGCCAAAATTTTGGTGGTTTAAGTGGTGCTTGTTTAACGCAAAAATCTGGAAATTTATTTAAAGAGTTAGCACGTGAGTTATTTGGGAAAACTATTTTAATCTCTGTTGGTGGAATTTCAAATGGTGCACAGGCTTATGAAAGAATAAAAAATGGAGCAACTTTAGTACAAGCTTACTCTGGGTTAATTTTTGAAGGTCCTTCAATGGTTAGAAAAATAAATGAAGAAATTTTAGAACTTCTTCAAAAAGATGGCTTTGAAAATATAAAAGATGCTATTGGAGCAAATTTAAAGGAAAAATAA
- a CDS encoding ABC transporter ATP-binding protein, translating into MKDFFKQYIPYYKNYKLQFFYSLIGIILVASSTAGTAYAIQPLLDEIFINKDQEMLYLMPLFVVILYTAKGFGRYIQAYYISFIGQDITRIVRDKLFSHILTLDMDFFQKIHGGELVSRITNDINRIQRAVSNSIAEFLRECLTIIGLIGLVIYHSPELAFYGLVVLPLAIYPLSVLAKKMKKLSFKSQESNSDITTSLNESFNNIEIIKANSTEKIEMTKFSVHNMIFFKYNMKSVKTNELTSPVMEIIGAFAFAAVILVGGSKVISGEITTGTFSSFVAALFMLYTPIKKISSLYNSMQDAIAANERINDMFSKKPTIISGTIEAPKDINEIKFENVELKYEDFTALKNINLNAKKGEIVALVGDSGGGKSSLINLIIRFYDTTKGNLFINNNSIKDFEIKSLRENISIVTQRVYIFNDTIAANIAYGHEIDEIRVIEVLKQAHAYDFVMNMKKGIHTILDEFGTNLSGGQRQRIAIARALYKNPKILILDEATSALDNKSESIISEVIQEVSQDKITFIIAHRLSTIKNANKIAVFKNGEIVSIGTENELLNSCGEYQRLYNSANI; encoded by the coding sequence ATGAAAGATTTTTTTAAACAGTATATTCCATATTACAAAAACTATAAACTACAATTTTTTTATTCATTAATTGGAATTATTTTAGTTGCAAGTTCAACTGCTGGAACTGCTTATGCAATTCAACCTCTTTTAGATGAAATTTTTATAAATAAAGACCAAGAAATGCTTTATTTAATGCCTTTATTTGTTGTAATTTTATATACAGCAAAAGGTTTTGGAAGATATATTCAAGCATACTATATCTCTTTTATTGGTCAAGATATAACAAGAATTGTAAGAGATAAACTTTTTTCTCATATTTTAACTTTGGATATGGATTTTTTCCAAAAAATTCATGGTGGAGAACTTGTAAGTAGAATTACAAATGATATAAATAGAATTCAAAGAGCTGTTTCAAATAGTATTGCAGAATTTTTAAGGGAGTGTTTAACAATTATTGGACTTATAGGACTTGTTATTTATCACTCTCCTGAACTTGCTTTTTATGGATTAGTTGTATTACCACTTGCTATTTATCCATTATCTGTTCTTGCAAAAAAGATGAAAAAATTATCTTTTAAATCTCAAGAGAGTAACTCAGATATTACAACAAGCCTAAATGAATCATTTAATAATATAGAAATAATAAAAGCAAATTCAACTGAAAAAATAGAGATGACTAAATTTTCAGTTCATAATATGATATTTTTCAAATACAATATGAAATCTGTTAAAACAAATGAATTAACTTCACCTGTTATGGAAATAATAGGAGCATTTGCATTTGCTGCTGTTATTTTAGTTGGTGGTTCGAAAGTAATTTCAGGAGAGATTACAACTGGAACTTTTAGTTCATTTGTAGCTGCACTTTTTATGCTTTACACACCAATTAAAAAAATATCAAGTCTTTACAATAGTATGCAAGATGCCATTGCAGCAAATGAAAGAATCAATGATATGTTCTCTAAAAAACCTACAATTATATCAGGAACAATTGAAGCACCAAAAGATATCAATGAGATTAAATTTGAAAATGTAGAACTAAAATATGAAGATTTTACAGCTTTAAAAAATATAAATCTAAATGCAAAAAAAGGTGAAATTGTTGCCCTTGTTGGAGATAGTGGTGGAGGAAAATCATCTCTTATAAATCTAATAATAAGATTTTATGATACAACAAAAGGAAATTTATTTATAAATAACAACTCAATAAAAGATTTTGAAATAAAATCTTTAAGAGAAAATATTTCAATAGTAACTCAAAGGGTTTATATCTTTAATGACACAATTGCAGCTAATATTGCTTATGGGCATGAAATTGATGAAATTAGAGTTATTGAAGTTTTAAAACAAGCTCACGCTTACGATTTTGTAATGAATATGAAAAAAGGAATTCACACTATTTTAGATGAATTTGGAACAAATTTAAGTGGTGGACAACGTCAAAGAATAGCAATTGCAAGAGCTTTATATAAAAATCCAAAGATTTTGATTTTAGATGAAGCAACTTCAGCTCTTGATAATAAAAGTGAGTCAATTATCAGTGAAGTTATACAAGAAGTAAGCCAAGATAAAATTACTTTTATAATAGCTCATAGATTAAGCACAATTAAAAATGCAAATAAAATTGCTGTATTTAAAAATGGAGAAATTGTTTCTATTGGAACTGAAAATGAACTATTAAATTCTTGTGGTGAATATCAAAGATTATATAATTCAGCGAATATTTGA
- the murJ gene encoding murein biosynthesis integral membrane protein MurJ → MLIKSIFTNSSGILVSRILGFVRDLLTASILGANIYSDIFFIAFKLPNLFRSIFADGAFTQAFIPSYAKSKHKIRFSSVVFLQLFGFLIILSLIVTMFSHIVAKAFAIGFSQETVDLAAPLFAINFYYLPIIFTVTFMAALLQYKHHFATSAYSTALLNLGMIAALLISKNMDKYEITFYLSYGVIFGGILQIIVHLIAVKKANLCKIFHFKKHKKKEETKFYKNFFSATLGSSTMHLSAFIDTWLASFLISGSISYLYYANRVFQLPLAIFAIATSIALFPMVAKAIKNKDENRALHLMKKSSFILFAVLSISMLIGIVFNEFIIKLLFERGAFTSEDTQNTALILTMYLIGLLPFGLAKIFSLWLYSNEQQFLTAKISMKSLAWNIVFSLILIKPYGAAGLAFASTLSGFILFYLTIKAFGFDKFIKMFKN, encoded by the coding sequence ATGTTAATTAAATCAATTTTTACAAATAGCTCAGGTATTTTAGTTTCAAGGATTTTAGGTTTTGTAAGAGATTTACTAACAGCCTCAATTTTAGGGGCAAATATCTATTCTGATATTTTCTTTATCGCTTTTAAATTACCAAATTTATTTAGAAGTATTTTTGCTGATGGAGCTTTTACACAAGCTTTTATTCCCTCATATGCAAAATCAAAACATAAAATCAGATTCTCATCAGTTGTTTTTTTACAACTATTTGGATTTTTGATTATTTTATCTTTGATTGTAACTATGTTTTCTCATATTGTAGCAAAAGCCTTTGCAATAGGATTTAGCCAAGAAACAGTTGATTTAGCAGCTCCACTTTTTGCAATAAATTTTTATTATTTGCCTATTATTTTTACTGTTACATTTATGGCTGCACTTTTACAATATAAACACCATTTTGCAACGAGTGCTTATTCAACAGCTCTTTTAAATCTTGGAATGATTGCTGCTCTTTTAATTTCAAAAAATATGGATAAATATGAAATTACATTTTATTTATCTTATGGGGTTATTTTTGGAGGAATTTTACAAATTATTGTTCATTTAATTGCTGTTAAAAAAGCAAATTTATGTAAAATTTTTCATTTCAAAAAACATAAGAAAAAAGAAGAGACAAAATTTTATAAAAACTTTTTTTCTGCAACTTTAGGTTCATCAACTATGCATTTATCAGCATTTATAGATACTTGGTTAGCTTCATTTTTAATAAGTGGTTCTATCTCTTATCTATATTACGCAAATAGAGTTTTCCAACTGCCTCTTGCTATTTTTGCAATTGCAACATCAATCGCCCTATTTCCAATGGTAGCAAAGGCAATAAAAAATAAAGATGAAAATAGAGCTTTACATTTGATGAAAAAATCTTCATTTATTTTATTTGCTGTTTTATCTATTTCTATGTTAATTGGAATAGTTTTTAATGAATTTATAATAAAACTTCTTTTTGAAAGAGGTGCTTTTACAAGTGAAGATACACAAAATACAGCTTTAATTTTAACTATGTATTTAATTGGTCTTTTACCTTTTGGATTAGCAAAAATCTTCTCACTTTGGTTATATTCAAATGAACAACAATTTTTAACTGCAAAAATTTCTATGAAAAGTTTAGCTTGGAATATTGTTTTTTCTTTAATATTAATCAAACCTTACGGAGCAGCGGGACTTGCATTTGCAAGTACATTAAGTGGGTTTATTCTTTTTTATCTAACAATCAAAGCTTTTGGTTTTGATAAATTTATAAAAATGTTCAAAAACTAA